A portion of the Trachemys scripta elegans isolate TJP31775 chromosome 9, CAS_Tse_1.0, whole genome shotgun sequence genome contains these proteins:
- the CHRNG gene encoding acetylcholine receptor subunit gamma has protein sequence MRCLALLATLGSLTAVLCRNQEEKLLNALMTNYNRNLRPAQGEGDIINVTLKLTLTNLISLNEREETLTTNIWIEMKWCDYRLQWDPDEYDNIQILRVPSTEVWLPDIVLENNIDGVFEITLYCNTLLESNGCLLWMPPAIYRTSCAIFVTYFPFDWQNCSMVFQSQTYSANEINLLLTEEDGQTIEWIVIDPEAFTENGEWAIKHRPAKKIVNAERFTPDDLGYQQVVFYLIIQRKPLFYVINIIVPCVLISSVAVVVYFLPAKAGGQKCTVSINVLLAQTVFLFLIAQKVPETSDAMPLIGKYLTFLLVVTVVIVANAVIVLNVSLRTPNTHTMSQKVRQICLRRLPHFLGMHMRRSDMAPGPLLARRRSSLGLMVKADEYMLWKARTELIFEKQKERAGLMKAVLEKIGRGLENGCTQDLCHSLVQAGPEIRACVDACNHIAKTLREQNDFDNENEEWILVGRVIDRVCFLVMASLFILGTVSIFLMAHFNQAPAAPFPGDPKRYLP, from the exons ATGCGCTGCCTGGCTCTGCTCGCGACCCTCGGCTCCCTCACAG CCGTGCTGTGCCGGAACCAGGAGGAGAAGTTGCTCAATGCCCTGATGACCAACTACAACCGCAACCTGCGCCCGGCCCAGGGGGAGGGCGACATCATTAACGTCACGCTGAAGCTGACCCTCaccaatctcatctccctg AACGAGCGGGAAGAGACCCTCACCACCAACATCTGGATTGAGATG AAATGGTGCGATTATCGGCTGCAGTGGGATCCTGACGAATACGACAACATCCAGATACTGAGGGTGCCCTCCACCGAGGTGTGGCTGCCGGACATCGTCCTGGAGAACAA CATCGACGGGGTGTTTGAGATCACCCTGTACTGCAACACGCTGCTGGAATCCAATGGCTGCCTCCTGTGGATGCCCCCCGCCATCTACCGCACCTCCTGCGCCATCTTTGTCACCTACTTCCCCTTCGACTGGCAGAACTGCTCCATGGTGTTCCA gTCCCAGACCTACAGCGCCAATGAAATTAACCTGCTGCTAACGGAGGAAGATGGGCAGACCATTGAGTGGATCGTCATCGACCCCGAAGCTTTCACAG AGAACGGGGAGTGGGCGATCAAGCACCGGCCAGCCAAGAAGATCGTGAACGCCGAGCGCTTCACCCCGGACGACTTGGGTTACCAGCAGGTCGTCTTCTACCTGATCATCCAGAGGAAACCGCTCTTCTACGTCATCAACATCATAGTGCCCTGCGTGCTCATCTCCTCCGTGGCCGTGGTGGTGTATTTCCTGCCGGCTAAAG CGGGTGGCCAGAAGTGCACAGTCTCCATAAACGTCCTCCTGGCCCAGACAGTCTTCCTCTTTCTGATCGCACAGAAGGTGCCCGAGACCTCTGACGCCATGCCGCTCATTGGCAA GTACCTGACCTTTCTCCTGGTGGTGACAGTGGTGATCGTGGCCAACGCCGTCATCGTGCTGAACGTCTCGCTGAGGACACCCAACACGCACACTATGTCGCAGAAAGTGCGGCAG ATCTGCCTGCGGCGGCTGCCCCACTTCCTGGGGATGCACATGCGCCGCAGCGACATGGCCCCCGGCCCGCTGCTGGCACGGCGCCGTAGCTCCCTGGGGCTGATGGTGAAGGCTGACGAGTACATGCTGTGGAAGGCCCGGACCGAGCTGATCTTTGAGAAGCAGAAGGAGAGGGCCGGGCTGATGAAGGCTGTCCTGGAAAAGATCG GGAGAGGCCTGGAAAACGGGTGCACCCAGGATCTCTGTCACAGCTTGGTGCAGGCTGGTCCCGAGATCCGGGCCTGCGTGGACGCCTGCAACCACATTGCCAAGACGCTGCGGGAGCAGAACGACTTCGACAAT gaGAACGAGGAGTGGATCCTGGTGGGGAGAGTCATCGACCGTGTCTGCTTCTTGGTCATGGCCTCGCTCTTCATCCTGGGGACGGTCAGCATCTTCCTGATGGCCCATTTCAACCAGGCGCCAGCAGCGCCCTTTCCCGGGGACCCCAAGCGCTACCTGCCGTAG